The genomic interval TTACCCTGGTTCTCCTTTTCACATTTGTCTAATGGAGATCCTGCCCCAGTGGCATTCAATCATTAGTTTAATTCGTATTATTACATTAGTGTTATAGTCAAGATTTGCTAGGATAGCCTACTGTTTACAAAATGCTAGAACAATCTATAATTAACAGGTCGGAAGACCCTGTTTTTGAGAATTAGGAAATCTAAGATACACAGCTCTTGGATTTCACCCTGCTCGGTTTTATCCGACTCGGATAGAAAGGCTAAATAAATATGctcaataaataaaaacaaaaaacaaaacacacatatcGAAATATTTGTAAGTCTAGTTTGtgcaactactacctcaacacacacacacacacacacacacacacacacacacacacacaatgaaggcGATCGGGAGTGAACAGTTTGCCGGAGGTATTCTTGGGTCATCAGCGGAACTCTGCAACATCATAACAGCATCGGGGACCGAGCGGTAATGTATTCAGCATGCAGAGCTAATCGTAATGAGTCTGTCACCGCCGCGACATCCCAGGGATAAGGGTGACAGCCGGGACAGGTGACGCCTGGACTATCATTTCTCTGCCATGCGACTGCGTTCTGCAAacatgacacaaagcaaaaagAATCGTTTTCCGCACCCGTCGTCGATAAGTGTGCCAAATGGTAGCCCAAGCAAGTCAACTTATTTGGTTATGTTTCAAAGCAGGTTAACTTTTTCCTTTGAATTATTATCAAGAAACAACACCCACACAGCTAGGACTTTTGTTGATTGGCAAATTATTTATCATGTGTTTGATTTGGAAAGGATTTGTTggatttttttgtaaaaaaataataaagaagatAAATAGGAAAGATGCTAGTTAATAAATGTCACCATGACTGAAAATCATGAATTTCGCCCAGGCCAGTTACCAAGTTACAGAGAAGAAGCACGATTTGTAGTGGTTAAATTGACGATCTAATTATTTCTCTGTGTCCCTATTACAATTAAAGCTTCCAATACAAGGGTGATTCATCATCTGCACAGCAGATCAACCACTCATTGAGTTATATTGCAGTTTTAAACGTCGACGATGATGCTTCCTCACCGCTGGATAAATGCATCCAAATAAGGAATTTTACCAACGGTCATGCATTCGCAGTTATCTTGCGCCAACCTGTGGTGATTCCCAGTACAGACCGGTAAATAACAACATTTGGTCATTCTAAAGATATTCAATCTGTTTTGTTTCATGGTAAAACATCGGAAGCAGCCCAAACCAGTTGGAGTAATTAAAATTAACAACGAAAGCCGTTGTGATAAATACTGATAGGTGTATAAAAATCGTCTTAATAAAACAATGTTGGCAAGTGTTACGTATTACATTTGTTGTAACCATTCTATTgttaaatacacaaatacaaaacaatgttttatatTGCTCAGAAAAGCATAGGCCTTGGAGATCTAAATCAAGACTGGAATTTTATGAGAACCAAACATTTAAttacaaatatattatttatgtgGATTGATATACCTTGCAGATAAATATTGTGACTGTTTTATCAGAACAACATCAATATGCAAAACCTCTCTATCAGTTTGGCAGGGAACAAAGACCACTTGTAGATTTCACAAGGCAATACTACTGGTTCCAGGGAAACTGTTTCTGTGGAGAAAAGGTCCATGTGATCTTGGGGAATTTAAGGGGTGTGATTAAACTCCCAGACTGGGTTATGGATGATATCTTTTTGAATATCTTAAAACTGCACGCTCATTGTTGTTAGTCTTATTGATGTTGTCCTTTTTACTTTTGTCTAATGGAGATCAGGCCCCAATGGTTTTCGATCAATTGTGGACATCtacataaaaatgtaaaacCTCTATATTAGTTTGGCAGGAAACAGAAACCATTGCAGATTTCAATAGGCAATACTGGTTCCTGGGCAACAGTTTTCAACTgtgtagaaaaataaataaatgaaactaTTTCAATTACTTTGGGCAAATATCAAATGGGGTAAAAGTGAAAGCTAATGGCTTAAGCCTCTATAGGGGGACAGTGGCTCTAATTCAAACTTATCATTAGACTCAGATACTTGAGTAGCAAGGTCCTCAAGTTAAATCAATATACCTTCTACCCTTTTGTTCAGATATTTGCTTCACTGATGTTCAAACATTACACCTTAGTGAGAAAAAACTACTTTACTGAAACCCTACGGACAGAATTCTTTTCACATGGCAAGAGAAAACATCATCACCACAGAGAGTGGCCTCCCTCTCATTCTGCCACTCTGTACAATGATGAGAGCTCCAGGAAATCAACCCTGGCAGATCGCAGTGTCTGTAGACCGGAGACAAGCTTCTTCACAGGATTCCACGGACAGCCGTGATTGTATTGCGAGAATAGCCTCTTGTTTTTTGTATCACATCTCTTCTCATTCTACCCAAGTTGTCCTGagcccactccctctctctgtttccccagCATGAAGTAGTGTTACGTTCACACACCTATGCTGGAGCTATGATAGCGCCTGGTGCGTACATTGGGTGGGTTGTGTGGTGCCATGTTTCTTGTGAGTTCATACCCCTTAGTGTGACCTGCTTTGTAAATGTGCATTTCATTTGGAAACAAAATACTTGGGATTGAATGTAATTGGTTTGAAATTAGTGAGCAACACCAAAAAACAAGATGAATTATAAACCATAACTGGGCAGACAAGCAAGAGTGagggggtaggagagagagagagagggacagactgaaagacagacaggtaaggTTTCAGGACCATAGACAGAACATGCAGGGACCCAGGATAACAACAGTAAACACAAACTGCTCCTCAGAGGCTATTCTCAAAGACTTTAGATCATTTAAAGAGAGCTAAAATCTATTGCTCAAATCCCGGTATACAGGGCCATTTTATttagcttttttcttttgttttaccaATCATGTTACGGGCATGGGATCTGTAATGCAGAGGGGGCTATTAACAGATATTACAAACTCGACCCGTTCCAGTAAAAAAAATCTGGTGgaaaaacaagtaaaaaaatCTTGTCCAGCAATAATCACTGTTAGACAAAGTGTATGTAAATGATTAAATTAAACACAgtgtagactggccactgtGGGAAATACACTTCCAATTCTTGGTTTCCTCTGCTGCCTCCCTTGAAAAGTTATACAAGATTAGTTCCAATGCAACTATCTCCGATATAGGCCAAGGTCTATTGGGCTTGTTCATGAGAATGCATCATGAGGGTTTGTGTTGCCAATATTCACATTTTGAAATGCCTTGAGAAAGTTGTAGTTATGTATAATCccaaatatattataatattccTTAGCCTAGGCTACTCATAACTTTGTTTTCAGATGTCTCACATGAGGAACCATGGCAGTTTCAAACGGAATCAAAACACTCTTTCAACCAATTCATACATTCAATACATTCCTATGCATCAATTCCTTCATCATTATGATTTGATGTCAGGATTTTCAAGCCCTACATATTCCTTTGGCCTCACGGGATCGACAGACAATACAGTTTCGCCCTATTGACCCTTTAGGCCAGTACATGACAACCGGATGGCAGCGGCTATCTACATATAACCAGATGTATCTGAATCATGTTACTATGTATCTGAATGAGTCAATGCTAATATTATTAATTGCATTATCGGTATTTAGCCAAGAATTAGTCTACCATTGTAGGCAGGAGCGGCTCGAGACATTTTGGTCCCCTAGGCGAGATTAGGatttggcgccccccagggggggaaGTACGACAGGATATCAGGGGGTCTAACATTTTGGGTCAAGCAATATTTATTTCGGGCCTATTTAGGGTCTACACCATACGCCGAAGACCCCAAGGAAGGGAAGCCTACTCTGTCTCGGACGCTGGAAGGGTATAGACGAGTCGGGCAGATGTTATCCACACACTTTAGAAGATTTTTAAAGAGGGTATAATGTTCCTCTCAACACATAATCCTGAAAACACGTTTTTCCTAacggataataacaaacacatacCAATATCTTTATTATTCCACCATACCCCATTATGTGGAGATATAACCCAGGTGTGATGATAAAATCCCTACTTTTCTTACCAACAAGTTCCAAAGCATTGGCCACAAACAATAAGTTACCGTTTTAATGAGTTTGTGTTGAGAAGAACATCAGCTATTTACCCCTCTtaaaaaataattgaaataGTGTAAATAACAGGGCTATAATAAGGCACAACACCGGCCCTGATTAAAGGACAAAGGCTGCTTGGTAAAACAGACCCTTTAACCAAGGTCACCGGAGGTGTAGCACCTGATTACATTTGTACTAATTAGTTCCCCGCTCCATTTGGCTTCACTAATACGTTCACCTGTTGCTGTTGTCGCATGCCATTTGGTTCAGCTTATAACCTATCAGCACCTATCCGTTTCCTAAAATACACGGTAATGTGCTTATAATTTTAGAAATTGATCCAGAACGTTTATCCCTGTCATTTTCTGCTTAAAGGTTCGGCCATGGGATTAATGACTCCTTTCTACTGGTTTACAGCTTAATTAAGAAGGCTTGTTTGGAGTAAACCCAGGAAACTCTGTTCTGTTGAGTAGAGATGTAAGCCTATATTTATTAATGTTAGCTATAGATATATGCCCAACGAGCAGCCGTTTTTGTTGCCCTAACTTAGCCCATTTGGTTTGTGTTAACCTGGTGGTTGATGAATATTATTTAAACATCCGTTGATCATGGTGCAAGGGAAATCTTATTGAATTAAATCATGTTTTTATGGATTTTGATTCAGAATTGAAGGATTACATTTAACATGCACGTTCAGTCATGAAAGTGGGTTAATAAATGCTCTCACGCTACGTTTGGTTCCACTAATAAATCACCTGCTGGTTCTCTTGGCGTTTATTTCAGTTCAGTAAACCGAACAGCACCTTGGTAATGCCATGCTTCATAGACACTGGTTTTAATGCTGTGTGCAATTTTCCGATTAACAGGTAGGCTATGTGACTAATGATAACCACCCTCTGCTGTAAAGCTTTATTATGAAGATTTTCTGAAGTAAACTGAACGAAAGCTCAGAACCTGCTGTGGATAGAAGATGGAGGCTTATTTTTCTGACTACCTAATTGAAATGTaaattaggcctactaattaattGTATTCATTGGAATGTGCTAAAAGAGGGCCCCTGGGATTCTGCAGGGTGAAGTGGCCAAATGGGACTCTCAGCGACTAGGACACAGCCTAGGGTTTAAACCGATGAACCATAgaacacatttaaacatttcTCTCGGATCTTGAAGCCTGAGCAACAGTTTCTCTGCCTCATGAGAATAGCCTCATCTCAAAAAGAGTTGTCATCTTTCCGAGAGATCTGCTTTCTGCTCAGATGCAATAGAAGAACATTTTCTTGAGGAAAGACCTTATGATGGAAGACCTACAACCCCACCACTGGGTTTTCCTTCTGAACAGATCATCTTCTGAGTGTGCAATCCCTGTTTTCAGGCTAATCAAAGTTGCATGGTTTGCATTTGTGAAGGACACTCATTCAAGAACCGGACTAACATGTCACTTCAGGGTACCATTTGGAGACACCCTGGATAATCCAGCCACAACGAATAGTGTACAACATTAGTGTCTGGTTCATAAGTCATTATGGTCAACAGCAATGGTTGTTCTGCAGTCTGCCATTGGAACTGGCCCCTATTTGGAAGGGGTTTCAACGTCCTAAATGCAATTCACACCTTACAATGTGTGAAGGTTATGTATAATAAATGCATTTAGGCCACTGATCAATAATTTATTTCATATTTGCATTTACTAATGGTGACTATTGGTTTGTGCCGTTCTTACAAAATCATGGAATAGAGTTGTTTCAATGTGATAATGGTGTTAGTCAGGCTGAGAACGGTACAAGTAAATGGCAGTTATTTTAGCACAAAATTAATGTAAAATACTGGCATCTGGGTGCAGGGCATCCCCACGGGTGGCTGGCTGATCACCTTGTCCCATCTCCTCTGGCCTCCAGGAGTTGCTGGACGTTGAGATGGTGGGCCAGGTTGTCAAGAAGTTCCTGGATGCGATCAATGGGTCGGAGAGGCGAAGAGATGACCACTAATTTGCCAGCTTCTGTTATAGAGGAGGCATAAGGGGGAAGGTAGGGTTCAACTGTTAAATCCAGAGAACCAGCGTGAGATGAGTACGTGGACCCGATTTAATTTAGACACCCCCATCGTATCAGTAGAGGAAAACATTTCAGTCAGTCATCCTTAACCATTGAAAACCTTCATGGAACCTGATAGACGACTCCTATTACAGACAACCATCATTCGtcctcttgttttaaataacttGAAGTCCACGGTATTGAAATCCTCAGAGCAAGAACACATACAAGACCTAATTTATTGAGTTTattaacatttttttgtttctcCAGACACTGAAACTGATTAGCCCATCACTAGTAATGCTGTTGTACATCATTAAAATTCATTGAGCTGTAACAGCCAACCGTCTGTCGGGTTAAATCTGCTAGCAGCCCGCTAGCTGTACGTTAGCAAAGTCCAATACGGTCCGTCGTATAAAATTGAAGGAGAGCCGTCCCTCACGGCAACACGATCAACAGTTGTTGTGCAACACAATAAAAGTTCCTCAAGACATTTGAGAAAAAAGTAACAAGACACCAGGAgtggggctggggtgggggtgaaAATGTTAGTAACATTACATATACCAAAAATGTTTACCAGTTGACCAGTTTATGACAAGGTGAAaacaacaggggggggggggggggaggaaacatAGTATTAATTAACTGTACACTTGTGTGGATGCATCCTGATTAATTGTGAAATGGTAGCCACCATTACACCTCAAAATCATGAGTATAATTTTTCTGCAGCCATGAGatggttgtttttgttgtcaGTGTATTGTCCGGATTGAAATATAAACCACCCATCATTTATGCTAGCTGAAACCAACACTACCACTTGAAACAGGTCATCAAACACAGAGCTAGGAAGTATATGATTTTCAATGACAATCTCCAACACCAACCAATACTCAGCTCTACGCTGCTGTGATGTTACAGGAGCCAACCCTTGACCAATCAAAAGTCAAGAAAGGGTTTCCCCAACCACAGATAAACTCAGGAATCCTGTCAGCCAGCTACATAAGGGCCCACAGAAGAAATTGCCCTTTTATGTGAGTCTACCAACTGAACTAGAAATAATTcacaggatttttttttccccattaCAAACTTATGGTTACCGTTCATGAAGTAACCTAATCAATTTCTTAGTTTAGCGTAACTTTAGTCATATTTACATCAATGGTGGAGTGATATCAACTAGTCATAACATTTTATTGAGCAGTCTGTGACATGGCCCAGGGGCAAGGGAACCCCAGTTTAGCATTTTCAGAAGGTGTGCTTGTCCTCATGTTATACACAGGCGCATAGCATGTTGGTCAGCGTCTGAAAGCGGAGGGGAAAATCCTCTTATTCCAAGTAGTGGCGTGCTGTGTGACAGTTTTTAACACGACTATCAGCTgccagatctttttttttttttaggaaatatttattatttatttattttttatcaggtggggaaaaaactacttaaaaCGCCCACACATACAGAATGTATCTGAGGAAACCTCGTTCAAACTCCGTCCACGTAACCCTGTTACACTTAAAATgttagcatacacacaaaacatgaacAATCACACCCACCTTTTTATACTTCAGATTCTCGCTCGAAAGTAAGGGATTAGTCTTCCAActgattaaaatatatattcttttcaatgtgtgtgtttgtgtgtgtgtgcgtgtgtgtgtgtgtctcttttagggttGTGTAGTGATACATGCATCCATTATTATACTGATATACaccattttttaaaacaaaagtaaaaaaaaaaaaaaaagaccaacaAAAGAAAGTATTAGAAACGCAGCTATACAGAGTCTTTAGCTATTCTGGGGGAGGGGTGTTGGTTGGGGTCAGATCCGATGGCAGGAAAGGAGAAAAGCCCAAAATCCAGATGTTGTTCCGTACGTTGACTTGCTTGGagtggggcggggcggggcaggaaggtgtgtgtgtgtttgggaggggTTGGGGTCAGAGTGGGAACAGGGGCGGTGCCTAGGTACTGCAGCAGGTGCGGCCGGCGGGCTGCGCGGTTTCCGTTAGGTCCACCCCTCGGTTCCGCCCACTATTGGCTCCGCCCGCCTGTGGTTCGCTCTTGGGAAGCTTCTTAGCTGGAAACGAAAATGAGGAAGAGGGGAATGATGTCACCAGCGGGAACATCACCGTGCTCTTGGTCGAGCACGTTTGCACAGTGGTACACGTGTTTAGTGTTAAACATGAGTAATCCAGTAATAACTATAACTTTACAGCTACAGCTAATGTAACCCAGGACTCCTAGCTGCTTGACGGATCACACTTAAACATCATCACCATTAAGTTAATAGAAGATAAGGttgtaaaaatacacacacctggATTCTTTTAAGTGATAGATCATTCAGCGACTTGATGAATAATAAGCATCACAGGAGTGAAAATGTTCACCCATCATCCATGTACTGTGCAACATCAAGTTTTTTCAACTGTTAATGTTCTAGATATGAATCGTTTTGTTCCAAGAATGCTTATAAATTATATGAATAGCATATAGActcaaatacatttaaataattcattatatTCGAAAATGTTCTTAATTATGTTCCACTATATAGAACTAGGTTTGGTAAGGGTTTGTAAGCAGAACTTAAACCTGCCACATTGTTTAAGGGAATTTATGAAAAAACTTTCAGACAATTATAGCTGATAACTTTATTTTTGTAAGTAAAAATCGCCAATCAGATTTGCCAATTAAAAATCATGACTGGTGTAACCCTACTTTCTATTTAAAGGGAAACCGCAACATACCAATGGCCATGAAGATCTCGTTCACGTTCATTGACGTCTTCGCTGAAGTCTCCATGAAGAGCAGGCTGTTGTCATCTGCATACGATTGGGCATCCTGCAGCACAGAACAGATTCATTACATTGAGTATTTCTGATCGGGCAGGGAGCAGTTCCGAATTAGGTTGGAGGAAAAGGATGAGGACAGGACCAAAGGCTTTGTTTTGGGTCAAATTGTCAATGTTTATCATTGCATTTGTAATGCAGAGTTAGTAAAGATATCAAAAAATGTGTAAACccattgttaaaaaataatctgATCCTTGCTCAACAGTCTCCAAGTAACAAGGTGCAAGTCCAGTAGAGGTACAGACCTGGAAGTCCAGGGTTCTTTTGTTGGCAAGGTCGGCCTTGTTTCCAGCCAGGGCTATTACAATGTTGGGACTGGCCTGTCTCTGGAGCTCCTTCACCCAGTTCTTTGCCCGCACAAACGACTCCTGGCACAAAGCAGTAGGAAAGGCACAGTCAGTGAGGAAATGCAGTACtgaacatttatatatatttaaacatcTATATACTTGAATGGGCTTTTTGTGCCTTAACGGAAAGGCAAGTGGGAGGGAAGGATATTTAGCATAGgaatgcaggtgtgtgtacTAGGTTAACAGATTAGCAGGTGGAGCCACGGAGCCGCCCAAACAAACTATTCCTGACGGTATATTCACATTTCTGATCTCTGAAAATGTTGATGTACATTTTGCTACTATGACTATGCTACTAAAACATATACTGTACAGTTGAATAATGGGACAGTAACTATTGTTAAAGGCACAACTAACTAGTGTGTCTTGAAGAGATAGGAAGGTTTTAAAAACGTTTTCATAATGGCATTCCATTTAAGGGTTTGTCCTAAGGCGATAAGagttatataattaaataaataccaGTGGATCAACCCCTACTAGGCCTGTGCGATATGGACAATGGACTGGAGGGACATTGAGCACAACTGTCTCAAATGAGGGCAAAAAAATGAAACAAGATATTAAACActgaaaaactaaataaatgtaaaaactgCTGCTAGTTTGTTGCTAGTTTCAGAAGCAAAACAAAGTatataattataaaatataaaaggtAAATATGACTTGATCATGTTACTTACCAAAATAAGTACAATATAATCCATTAAAAACAACTATAAAAACACTGTCACAAGTTTCAGAAATCTCCAAAAGACGGCCAATAAGCAATAAGTACTCGTCAGGGCTCAGTGGAagcttctccagtgaggagagagaggaaaatcctccttaacattgttgagaataaaaaaatgtagattttccagactactgtaatgaattaatgcccttgaaaatgactactttaatgcctttgtatatgtaatgttcgtttccctgggtaaagggacattagtaccccctatcgcctattgacaatttcaGGGAGGtcgttcctccctcagcctccattgacaCCATGGGGTTCATTGGGAGAGAgtaggaaagtcctcctctgagagGGTGTGACTAACTAAGGGATCTGGATCCCGCCTACGTCTATTGACGAATAGGCTCGAGccctggctgcgctatgaaccaataagcaggagtcctggctgtggagcagcccggatggaggggttatcccctcaaGTCTATCCTATGAGAACCAACGAACCCGCTCAGTCGTATGCCTTCGTTGCATTTCTTTTCGCTTTATAATGACCGTAGTAGTTTTACGTAGCCCGCTTCCGGGCTGCCCACAGCCAGCCTGCGGAGCCCGCGAGGAGGATTGACTTGATCTTTAAATGAAGTCTctcaatcttaattggcttaacaccatgaccaacattctgaaacaccCATTAACAACCGCTTTTGCCTCAAACGatgttaggcttacagcccatgtaaatagttgtgaagtcctgttgttcttttaattggttgttactctgaccgttctgtttgatatcgtggaaaggatgttagtgaatgattcagagcatgatgcatcacttttggtcttttgtcttcattttttttaaaacaatcgtagctgaaaataaacatagccaaattGCAACCcatagcttcagtcattgagggcaaaaatagacccaatgataggcccagaattttttatttagttttacaaattAAGAgcaggcctgatttgactaattggctttgcatcctttgcttctgcccttgtagtcccaGACATGCTGCCCAacagctttcaaagtacaatgctgccactCGTGGATTTGAATAAATTCACATAATTATTCCACCAAGCtcttttgtagttcaccaaaacaccctgaaacaacttaagtctcacatacttatgccaccacacgccactaacagtgcaagtaggtcaatggcaaccaagcacgcagtccttcctccctcactttaagaATCACCAgccaccatatatatatatatatatatatatatatatatatatatatatatatatatatatatatatatatatatatatatatatcatctaaCGAACAGACCCTACTGTTAACTTGTTTTGCTGGACAAGTTGATTGCTTGATTAATTCAAACTCCTTTGGTGGTGTATGTTAACACAGCCAGAGAGTcactgcaatttttttttttttaaacattaaatATGTGGTATGTATTTAACCGGTTTCCACCTTTCCTAACCACCCGGACACGCATGTAAACTCGTTCAATAGCTCGATAATGGAGAGTTCCCTTAAAGATCAAATAAGTAAAATTTTAACTATCTTATGGCTTAAAATGATACATATCTGTGTCTTAATGCTGATCGGAAATTATTTCAATAATGCTATCAATTAATCATATCCATAACTCATATTggctcaaataaaaaataaaaagcttttGAACCATACCCCTCACTTTGATTACATGCCATGTTGCATTCCATGTTGTACAGTAGCCCAGAACAGAGGATAGAGAAACAGCTTGAGAGAGGGAGGTCTTTTGAAGTAACTACAGGCACCTTACATGCCACTTCAGGCCACTGTACCTTCTCAGACATCTTTGGAAACTGGAGGTCAGTTAGTTGCAAGCTTCACAGCATGATGCCTCAAAATCATTCTGCGcctttacgtttttttttatcatattttgtTTCAGGCAGTAAACATCACCAAAACACACAACTGTTTTCCTCTTAAGCCTGTGATAACAGACCATGTGATTGTTTGAGTACATAAAAGAAGCCCTGGTTTTTAACATGGAGAAACCGCCATAATGTGGAACTGACTGATAACAGCTATTAGGGATTGAAGTACGGAACAACATCCCAGAAAGAATGAGCATAAGGAGAACCAGGGATCAGATGGGCGGCGGTGACTCACTTCGTTGGTGATGTCGTAGACAACGATGGCGGCCTGTGCTCCACGGTAGTACATGGGGGCCAGGCTGTGG from Gadus morhua chromosome 11, gadMor3.0, whole genome shotgun sequence carries:
- the rab5ab gene encoding LOW QUALITY PROTEIN: RAB5A, member RAS oncogene family, b (The sequence of the model RefSeq protein was modified relative to this genomic sequence to represent the inferred CDS: deleted 2 bases in 2 codons; added 27 bases not found in genome assembly); its protein translation is MRICEVPLPPCERARLIQGYHGKSERLSEPLRVCCDMANRGGATRPNGPNAANKICQFKLVLLGESAVGKSSLVLRFVKGQFHEFQESTIGAAFLTQTVCLDDTTVKFEIWDTAGQERYHSLAPMYYRGAQAAIVVYDITNEESFVRAKNWVKELQRQASPNIVIALAGNKADLANKRTLDFQDAQSYADDNSLLFMETSAKTSMNVNEIFMAIAKKLPKSEPQAGGANSGRNRGVDLTETAQPAGRTCCST